From Pseudomonadota bacterium:
ACTCCAACGAAGTTGATCGCAGACAGCCCCACCACCACCAGCAGCGCCATGAGCTGCACCGTGGATACCGATCCGAACACGAGCTGCTCGCTCGACACCCACGGTACGAAGTAGCCCAGGTAGCTCGCGAAACCCACGGCCAGCGCCGCGATCGAGCCGCCCATCGACACGAGGAACAAGACCCAGCCGAAGAGAAACCCGTACAGGTGCCCGTATGCCTCGCGGAGGTAGACGTACAGGCCTCCGACTTCGGGCATTGCGGCGCCGAGCTCGGCCAGGGTGAGCGCACCGCAGAGCGTGAGCACGCCGCCGGTCAGCCACGCCAGCAGGATCAACCCTGCCGATGGCACGCTCTGCGCCATGATACCCGTGGTCAAGAAGATGCCGGATCCGATCACGATGCCCACCATCATCATGGCGGAATCGAAGAGGCCTAGCCGGCGGCTCAGGATGTGCTGCGTGCTCATGACACACTTCGCACTGGCGCAGCTCGGGAACGACCAGGACCAGGCGTGACGTTTCTGGCACAGCATGCCTCGCCGACTTGACACTTTTTGTCAGGTTTCGGCTGAAGGCTGCTCTGCGACCTCATCCTACAACGCACGAAGCACTTTGTTTGGAACTATCGCCCCGTGAGCGACACTTGACGTTTGGGGCGCGGGCTGCTGCGGAACGGCTCCGGGTTTGCACGGACTGGCCCCGAGTTTGCATGACCCGAATAGCACGCACCGACCGGCACGTGCCGGTAGCTGGGCGGGCGAAGTCTTTGGATGAGGTCAATCTGCATGAGTCGCCGTGCGCAGTCGAATCGCGCTTGCTCAGGCACGAGCTTGGAGGCTTGACGTGGGGCATACCGACATGGACGTAGCAAGACCGCTTCGTGTACGAGCGCTTACGCGGCGCGCCTACCGCCACGCGCGCAAGGGACGGATCCGCAAGGCCGTGGTAGCCCTGCGCGAGCGAGTCGCCCTGTGCGGGGACGGTCCCTCGTGGGTGAGGTTGGCCGGCATGCTGTTGCGCGCGGGCAGCCAGGACTGCGCCCTGCACGCACTCAACCAGGCGCTGTTCAGCTACCGGCGCAGCGGGGCGACCGGCAGAGCACGGACCGTTTCGAACATGATTCTGCAGCTCAATCCGGGCGACCGCCAGGCGAGTCGCTACAGGGACTCGAGCCGCGCCGCTTAGGGCGAGCGGCGAACCACCGAGATGGTCCGCCGCTCTGTTGGCCTCCAGCAGTCGGGGTTAGCGCGACCACCCCTCCTGCAAGGGGCCGTCAATACAGGTACAGTCCATATACGCTTTCCTCCCCCGGCTTTGTGCCGGCGCCCTGCGCTTACGGACCGCGAAGGGCCTCCCAGCAGGGCGTTCATAGGTGGGGGAGCGCTGCGCGCTCCCTCGACGCAGCGGCAAGATTCCAGATCGGAATTCGGACCAGCCCGGGGCATCTGCCCATCTGCCGCTCACCGAGTACTATACTACGATGCGCCGGCAGCTGCGACCTGCCTGTGGGCGATCGGGTGGGAGCGGCGCCTACACGTTGAAACGGAAGTGGATCACGTCGCCATCGCGGACCCTGTAGTCCTTGCCCTCGACGCCGAGCTTGCCCGCGCTGCGGCAGGCGGCCTCGCTTCCTAGCTCGACGAGATCCCGCCAGGCGATCACTTCGGCGCGGATGAAGCCGCGCTCGAAATCGGAGTGGATCCTGCCCGCGGCTTGCGGTGCCTTGCTGCCGGCCTTGATCGTCCACGCACGAACCTCCTTGGGACCGGCGGTAAAGAACGTGATCAGGTCGAGCATCCGGTAGCCGGTGCGGATGACCTCGTCGAGGCTCGGTTCCTCGAGCCCCAGCGACGCCAGAAACTCCGGCCGCTCTGCTGGGGGCAGCTGCATGATCTCCGCTTCCACGGCCGCACAGATGACGTTCAGCGGTGCGCCCTCGCGGCCGGCGACCTGGCGCAGGCGGGCCAGCAGCGGATCGCGCGCTTGGTGCGCGAGCTGCTTTTCGGATACGTTCGCTATGTAGAAAAGCGGCTTTGCGGTCAGCAAGCACAGCTCGCGCACGATGCGCGCCTCGCCGCCCTCCTTGACAGGAACGAGTGCCGCCCTGAGGCCCCGATCGAGCGCGCTCGCCAGCTGCTCGCAGACCGCACAAGCCTGGCGCTCCACGGGGTCCTGGCCCTTGGACAGCTTGCGAGCGCGCTCGAGCCGGCGCCGCACCGTGTCGAGATCGCGCAGCATGAGCTCGGTGTGGATCGTCTCGACGTCGGCGACGGGGTCCACGCGACCGTCCACATGCAATACGCCGGCATCGTCAAAGCAGCGCACCACGTGTGCGATGGCATCGCAGTCGCGGATGTGCGAGAGAAAGGCGTTGCCTCGGCCTTCGCCCTTGGAGGCGCCCTTCACGAGCCCGGCGATATCCGTGAAGGCGACGGTGGCCGCGATGCGCTTGTGGGGTCGCACGCGCTCGCACAGGGCGTCGAAGCGGGGATCGGGAACCGTGACGATCCCCACGTTGGGGTCGATCGTGCAGAACGCGTAGTTCGCCGCCTCCGCCTGCTGGGCCGACAGCGCATTGAACAGTGTCGACTTGCCCACGTTGGGCAGGCCGACGATGCCGACCGACAGGGTCATTGCGGGTCCTTGGGGACCCTTAGCCCGCGGCGTTGTCGCGGTCCAGGAAAAGGGGCTTGGCTTGGCGCGGGCCCCGGCGCAGCTGGTCGGGGCGGACGCGCGCCACACAATCGTGGGCGTGGATACATGGGGCCGGTGGCGTGTCGCGCCCTCAAAGGAAGTGTAGGTTTGCCATAGATGCAGCTGATCGTCGCGGAAAAGCCCTCGGTTGCGCGAGACATCGCGCGCGTTCTTGGGATCGGGCAGCGCCAGGGCAACTGGATCCTGGGCAGGGACCGCGCCGTGACGTGGTGTGTGGGCCACCTCGTGGAACTGGAGGAACCAAGCGCGTACGACTCGCGCTGGAAGCACTGGCGCATGGACACGCTGCCGATGTTGCCAACACGCTTTTTGCTGCGGCCGGTCGAGCGCAACAAGACACAGTACCAGACCCTGCGCAGACTGATGCGAGATCGCCGCTTCAGCGAAGTCATCAACGCGTGCGATGCGGGGCGTGAAGGCGAGCTCATCTTTCGTTATGCCTACGAGCTCGCGGGATGCCGTTTGCCGGTGCGGCGACTGTGGATCTCTTCGCTGACCGACGAGGCGATCCGGAAGGGCTTCGCAACACTGCGGCCAGCCGCCGAATACGACCATCTTGCACACGCGGCCCGCTGCCGCTCCGAGGCCGACTGGCTGGTCGGCCTGAACGCGACACGCGCCGTCACTCTCAGCCGCCGTCCGCCCACACACCCGGGCCGGGGCAAGAGCCCTGTC
This genomic window contains:
- the ychF gene encoding redox-regulated ATPase YchF, giving the protein MTLSVGIVGLPNVGKSTLFNALSAQQAEAANYAFCTIDPNVGIVTVPDPRFDALCERVRPHKRIAATVAFTDIAGLVKGASKGEGRGNAFLSHIRDCDAIAHVVRCFDDAGVLHVDGRVDPVADVETIHTELMLRDLDTVRRRLERARKLSKGQDPVERQACAVCEQLASALDRGLRAALVPVKEGGEARIVRELCLLTAKPLFYIANVSEKQLAHQARDPLLARLRQVAGREGAPLNVICAAVEAEIMQLPPAERPEFLASLGLEEPSLDEVIRTGYRMLDLITFFTAGPKEVRAWTIKAGSKAPQAAGRIHSDFERGFIRAEVIAWRDLVELGSEAACRSAGKLGVEGKDYRVRDGDVIHFRFNV